A portion of the Sabethes cyaneus chromosome 3, idSabCyanKW18_F2, whole genome shotgun sequence genome contains these proteins:
- the LOC128742986 gene encoding zinc finger protein 865-like, with protein sequence MYDRCWICRQQKTTGLGLLSQIGKQNTISEIIKAVVGIKLDDYVEIDRLVCSPCVDQLNKTYKLWRQCRKSQLQQKCAEGEEDEQYFCRLCAKHDVDELIALACVCDTWSMKVSDMVEFLSGVVIKSDDRLSPYICDDCLQFVNKGCMFKQKCLEAELSFLSHVARKWDMMKFKDGRSNDLVVDLYTTALPRWNTQEGNITHTYCMICSLETPFHLFSNTCNGCRLEYKNFDDIINSKNIPIEIAQLETDSNSNVDEMESDCSIDEEPSAVSLSPKKNRAAEVNHNKHAKPPPDIKNCFEVVENIDAMYQRVRRKGPMCCGCKIFFLSYAELERHREMYHVEMLAEAESCFACEGCGRLFRTKGNLRTHVAKSEQDTFYYCIICEKLFFDNYNFKLHKAAIHANGIADSAEILDKFKTKTVLRYKCKMSDCRKLEKTAAKFQKHYSDRHELELDKEELINDPSYRARVKMHYCKVDGCKVVSISLPFMIRHYSVYHSTQPEKNVGIPPMTIADHKSSFKPEAPDINQFTMIDSIDNAIGILRTDSEFCCGCFTFHKTADDLQLHVSAVHDNNAEKKFAFVCDKCTKGFYAMPEYSYHMSVSNKGIYYYCQPCELFLWDMREVTRHKMVCLHRETIDNKILFDTVPCTTFVCCGCSEKFDLEDKLIEHRKSVHHDPPKPSNRWRNTSVCNFCHKHFQMKEELEKHEAQFSNTNLYKCKVGQCIFETRKIAVIKKHVFTRTHLDPSGLSVPVYNPQPTEYECCIFSCDFVSMSHADVVKHVTECHNNAKSYNAVRYGSRRFPCEACSKGYDTWYQLLNHISKRPTVICKFCGRNMPKAELVIHQPDCPKKIEVGCDVCGKQFEAERLMKVHKKNYHKNARKRSMGTVCNVCGLLFTNIKAHMLTHGDQKPFKCSQCPMGFRSKIALDNHGAVHTKEKAFLCRYEGCTSRYAHATDRFRHERQVHMNIMPFSCTMCSKSFGRDRDLRLHQRMHTGRKLYPCDKCSASFDKLIDLKRHECDDES encoded by the exons ATGTATGATCGTTGTTGGATCTGTCGGCAACAAAAGACCACTGGCTTGGGTTTGTTGTCGCAAATTGGCAAGCAAAATACGATTTCCGAGATAATTAAAGCTGTCGTCGGTATCAAG TTGGATGATTACGTTGAAATTGACCGCCTTGTTTGCAGTCCCTGTGtcgatcagttaaataaaaccTATAAACTTTGGAGACAATGTAGGAAGTCTCAACTGCAGCAAAAATGTGCTGAAGGCGAAGAAGACGAACAATATTTCTGCCGACTATGTGCGAAACACGACGTCGATGAGTTAATCGCATTAGCTTGTGTTTGCGATACTTGGAGTATGAAGGTCAGCGATATGGTTGAGTTTTTGTCCGGGGTAGTCATTAAAAGTGACGATAGATTATCGCCGTACATATGTGACGATTGTCTACAATTCGTAAATAAGGGTTGTATGTTCAAGCAGAAGTGCTTGGAAGCGGAATTGTCATTTCTTAGTCACGTTGCGCGTAAATGGGATATGATGAAATTCAAGGATGGCAGGAGCAATGACCTAGTCGTTGACTTGTATACCACTGCTCTTCCGCGCTGGAATACACAAGAGGGTAATATTACCCACACTTATTGTATGATATGCAGTTTGGAAACTCCATTTCATCTATTCTCAAACACATGCAACGGATGCCGTTTGGAGTACAAGAATTTTGATGACATTATCAACAGTAAAAATATACCTATAGAAATAGCCCAGCTTGAAACAGATTCAAATTCGAATGTGGATGAAATGGAATCCGATTGTTCGATAGATGAAGAGCCCAGTGCTGTCAGTTTATCTCCTAAAAAG aaTCGTGCTGCGGAGGTTAATCATAACAAGCATGCCAAACCACCTCCAGATATCAAAAATTGCTTCGAAGTTGTTGAAAATATAGATGCCATGTACCAAAGAGTCCGTCGTAAGGGACCAATGTGTTGCggttgcaaaattttttttctatcctaCGCTGAGTTGGAGCGGCACCGCGAAATGTATCATGTTGAAATGCTCGCTGAGGCGGAATCTTGTTTCGCTTGCGAAGGTTGTGGGAGGTTGTTCCGTACCAAAGGTAACCTTAGGACTCACGTGGCAAAGTCAGAACAAGACACATTTTACTACTGCATaatttgcgaaaaacttttttttgacaACTATAATTTTAAACTACACAAAGCAGCAATACATGCAAACGGTATTGCTGATAGTGCGGAAATTCTCGATAAGTTTAAAACGAAGACGGTTTTGCGATACAAATGTAAGATGAGCGACTGCAGGAAACTAGAGAAAACCGCTGCAAAATTCCAAAAGCATTACTCTGACCGTCATGAATTAGAGCTCGATAAAGAGGAGCTTATCAATGATCCATCCTACCGGGCAAGAGTAAAAATGCATTATTGCAAGGTGGATGGGTGCAAAGTTGTTTCAATAAGTTTGCCATTTATGATTAGGCACTACTCTGTGTATCATTCAACGCAGCCAGAGAAAAACGTCGGAATTCCGCCTATGACGATAGCTGATCACAAATCAAGTTTTAAACCGGAAGCTCCAGATATTAACCAATTCACCATGATTGATAGCATAGATAACGCAATAGGTATTCTAAGAACCGACAGTGAATTTTGCTGTGGATGTTTCACATTTCATAAAACAGCTGACGATTTACAACTGCATGTTTCAGCAGTACATGATAATAATG cggaaaaaaaatttgcatttgttTGTGATAAATGCACTAAAGGGTTCTATGCTATGCCCGAATATTCATATCACATGTCCGTATCTAACAAAGGAATTTACTATTACTGTCAGCCATGCGAGCTATTTCTTTGGGATATGCGGGAAGTAACTCGCCACAAAATGGTCTGTCTTCACCGAGAAACCATAGACAACAAGATTCTGTTCGATACCGTTCCGTGTACAACGTTTGTTTGTTGTGGTTGTAGCGAAAAGTTTGATCTAGAAGACAAACTTATTGAGCATCGCAAAAGCGTTCATCATGATCCACCCAAGCCCAGCAATCGTTGGAGGAACACGTCGGTTTGCAATTTCTGTCACAAACACTTCCAGATGAAAGAAGAACTAGAAAAACATGAAGCTCAGTTTTCTAATACAAATTTATACAAATGCAAG gTTGGCCAGTGCATATTCGAGACTAGAAAAATAGCAGTGATCAAAAAACATGTTTTCACCCGGACTCATCTGGACCCCAGCGGCTTAAGTGTTCCCGTTTACAACCCGCAGCCAACAGAATATGAATGTTGTATTTTTTCTTGTGATTTCGTTAGCATGTCCCATGCTGATGTAGTCAAACATGTGACCGAATGTCATAATAATGCGAAATCGTATAATGCTGTAAGATACGGCAGCCGAAGATTTCCCTGTGAAGCTTGCAGCAAGGGGTATGATACCTGGTACCAGCTACTGAACCATATAAGCAAAAGGCCTACAGTAATTTGCAAATTTTGCGGCAGAAATATGCCGAAAGCAGAACTGGTTATTCATCAACCAGACTGtcctaagaaaattgaagtcgGTTGTGATGTATGCGGTAAACAGTTTGAAGCAGAAAGACTTATGAAAGTGCATAAGAAAAATTATCACAAAAATGCTCGTAAACGATCAATGGGTACAGTTTGCAACGTATGTGGATTATTATTTACGAATATTAAGGCTCACATGCTAACTCACGGTGATCAGAAGCCGTTCAAATGCAGTCAATGCCCGATGGGTTTTCGATCGAAGATAGCACTTGATAATCATGGTGCCGTTCATACAAAAGAGAAAGCTTTCCTTTGTCGTTATGAAGGATGTACCAGTCGCTATGCTCATGCTACCGATCGCTTCCGACATGAACGACAAGTCCACATGAATATCATGCCGTTTAGCTGTACTATGTGTTCAAAATCTTTTGGACGAGACCGGGATCTGCGACTACACCAGCGGATGCACACCGGGCGAAAGCTATATCCTTGCGATAAATGCAGTGCCAGCTTCGACAAATTAATCGACCTTAAGCGGCACGAGTGTGATGATGAATCTTAG
- the LOC128743441 gene encoding uncharacterized protein LOC128743441 produces MSNTKECEDLRCRICLRTEVDELMSLFCVAATQKMLLAHMVLASTGIPISTMDKLPQLMCDECMESLDVAYACWKRCRQSWGNFKRFKPQNDEDRYNRCRLCLKHDATELVLLGGICEGQILSISEMIQQFAGIDIIENDDFPRYICDICLNDLITGFEFRTLCRQSNESLRKPLTKDATLELKIQERKSGIDAILCNDSVSINNILRKSKTCLNEIPSQFKTLSKTTAAKNPKSKSSNIATKTVSRKKSTQVAKTTAGSTPTNANLDEASTVAKTSSPSQPRKLYFSSSSELKELIKSTPLKKTAEPKQQSTTPPEKWQTVASESVLIPHRYEDMDKKKHFSVSKILSFMCSVCRMTYAVNAILAKCAKCQLPVKNFRPIQTAQALANDEFQIGFRCNECDFYTVMNEMIILHVKKHNNQTTQFIDTEWEEEIALTEIKEETDCVTEGGGEADPLDISRIELNRTISNKSQSVNNSITGKTPQHSSPTNDSNRSTNERNKEGNIRPVETESHNTRQRRSKFGVSKQNDDFVYC; encoded by the exons ATGTCCAATACTAAAGAGTGCGAAGATCTGCGCTGTCGCATTTGTTTACGAACCGAAGTTGATGAGCTGATGTCTCTGTTTTGTGTCGCTGCTACTCAAAAGATGTTGCTGGCGCACATGGTTCTTGCCAGTACGGGCATTCCA ATTTCTACAATGGATAAGCTACCACAGCTGATGTGTGATGAGTGCATGGAAAGTCTGGATGTGGCCTATGCATGCTGGAAACGCTGTCGTCAATCGTGGGGAAATTTCAAGCGCTTTAAACCGCAAAACGATGAGGATAGATATAACCGTTGCCGACTTTGTTTGAAACACGATGCCACAGAACTTGTGTTGCTTGGTGGTATCTGCGAAGGTCAGATTTTAAGTATCAGCGAAATGATACAACAGTTTGCTGGCATTGATATAATTGAAAATGATGACTTTCCCCGatacatttgcgacatttgtCTCAATGATTTAATCACTGGATTCGAATTTCGAACGCTTTGCCGGCAGTCTAATGAGAGCTTACGTAAGCCGCTTACTAAGGATGCCACACTAGAATTAAAAATACAGGAACGAAAGTCAGGCATCGATGCTATACTTTGCAATGATTCTGTTTCCATCAACAATATACTAAGGAAGTCTAAAACGTGCTTAAACGAAATACCTTCCCAGTTTAAGACGCTTTCAAAAACTACTGCAGCTAAGAATCCAAAAAGTAAATCATCGAATATCGCGACCAAAACTGTATCAAGGAAGAAATCAACACAGGTTGCAAAAACCACCGCCGGCTCCACACCAACTAATGCAAACCTAGATGAAGCTTCGACGGTGGCAAAAACATCCAGTCCGAGCCAACCtcgaaaattatatttttcttcttcatccgAGTTAAAAGAACTAATAAAATCAACACCACTCAAAAAAACTGCTGAACCAAAACAGCAGTCTACTACACCTCCAGAAAAATGGCAAACGGTTGCGTCGGAAAGTGTGTTAATTCCACACCGTTATGAGGACATGGACAAAAAGAAACATTTTTCTGTATCCAAAATCTTGAGCTTCATGTGTTCCGTTTGTCGGATGACCTACGCCGTGAATGCGATTCTCGCAAAGTGTGCTAAATGTCAATTACCCGTTAAAAACTTTCGTCCTATTCAAACTGCTCAAGCATTGGCCAATGATGAGTTTCAAATTGGATTCCGTTGTAACGAATGTGATTTCTACACTGTAATGAATGAAATGATTATTTTGCATGTAAAAAAGCACAATAATCAGACAACACAGTTTATTGATACGGAATGGGAAGAAGAAATAGCccttaccgaaattaaagaagaAACCGATTGCGTTACTGAGGGTGGTGGTGAAGCAGATCCTTTGGACATAAGTCGAATTGAATTGAATAGAACTATAAGTAATAAATCGCAGAGTGTAAACAATTCAATAACAGGTAAAACACCGCAGCACAGCAGTCCGACCAACGACTCCAATCGATCTACCAACGAAAGGAACAAAGAAGGCAACA TAAGGCCGGTTGAGACGGAGTCGCACAACACTAGACAGAGAAGAAGCAAATTTGGAGTGTCGAAACAAAACGATGATTTTGTATATTGTTGA
- the LOC128743679 gene encoding uncharacterized protein LOC128743679, which translates to MSTFCRLCRIQIIAHPNPIASSSIRHGLKLQELIFACTQIILTKDFRLPQFLCDSCIIRLDETYAFIQLCRESEEIFSKLFPQPAQDKNPTQAPNSHGTNDNRTFQNHSNSVAVKLELENEILSVPVEYPNTFDILPAIESDLHKRCNKDWISEARTHRERQRLSTAKRRAKMTDDQRERERERARVRQAKRRASRSDEEIRVQRERDRIRQAMKRAKFREVEMLQQQQLVQHTANHDSTAFIGLGLVQK; encoded by the exons ATGTCAACATTCTGTCGTCTTTGTCGAATACAAATTATTGCTCATCCAAATCCTATTGCCAGTTCTTCCATCCGACACGGTCTGAAACTACAGGAACTGATATTTGCGTGTACTCAAATAATA CTAACAAAGGACTTCAGATTGCCGCAGTTTCTTTGCGACTCCTGCATCATACGGCTGGATGAAACATACGCCTTCATACAATTATGCCGCGAATCAGAggaaattttttcaaagttgtttCCTCAGCCAGCGCAAGATAAAAATCCAACACAGGCACCTAATTCTCATGGAACGAATGATAATCGCACATTCCAGAACCACAGCAATTCTGTTGCCGTAAAACTCGAATTAGAGAACGAAATACTTTCGGTTCCAGTAGAATATCctaacacatttgacattttaCCTGCAATTGAAAGCGATCTTCACAAGAGATGCAATAAAGACTGGATTTCGGAGGCACGTACGCACCGTGAACGGCAACGGCTGTCGACCGCAAAGCGTCGTGCCAAAATGACCGACGATCAGCGGGAACGGGAGCGTGAACGTGCGCGAGTCCGCCAGGCTAAGCGCCGTGCCAGCCGAAGTGATGAAGAAATACGCGTCCAAAGGGAACGGGATCGGATAAGGCAAGCAATGAAGCGTGCAAAATTTCGTGAAGTAGAAATGttacaacagcagcaactggTACAGCATACAGCTAATCATGACTCGACAGCGTTTATAGGACTAGGTTTGGTGCAGAAATGA
- the LOC128740849 gene encoding zinc finger protein 239-like codes for MLVKAEPERESSPEEYFCCVNRCHEVLPSRQDLENHCANEHKEQITSNSLLSKVLTGFSCPLCKRSFSNQSMLESHIRTQTKRNYICCNCGNKYATRESLMSHEKRHAVRSVTFSCEICDARFREKRTLNIHIRRDHEKILPEACPSCEKRFVTTGELRMHIKLKHLKHPWKCTTCQSAFATKQLLQKHTKTHTDERPFECKYCPKTYRHAPDLKRHEMVIHLGEKPFRCELCPASFVRNRDLQLHMTVHTGKKFYTCSICSFSTNNSKKLSIHYQEEHL; via the coding sequence ATGCTTGTAAAGGCGGAACCAGAGAGAGAATCTAGCCCGGAGGAATACTTTTGCTGTGTTAACCGATGTCACGAAGTTTTGCCGAGCAGACAAGATTTGGAGAATCATTGTGCCAACGAACATAAAGAGCAGATAACCAGTAATAGCCTTTTAAGCAAAGTTCTAACCGGGTTTAGTTGTCCGTTGTGTAAGCGAAGTTTTTCAAATCAGAGCATGTTAGAATCTCACATTCGAACGCAAACGAAGCGAAACTACATTTGTTGCAACTGCGGCAACAAATATGCAACCCGAGAGTCCCTAATGAGTCATGAAAAACGTCACGCTGTACGGTCCGTGACGTTCTCTTGCGAAATATGTGATGCCAGGTTTCGTGAAAAACGGACTCTTAATATACACATTCGTCGTGATCATGAGAAAATCCTTCCGGAAGCATGCCCGAGCTGTGAGAAACGTTTCGTTACCACAGGTGAATTACGAATGCACATTAAGCTGAAGCATCTTAAACACCCGTGGAAGTGTACAACTTGCCAGAGCGCATTTGCTACCAAGCAATTACTACAAAAGCACACGAAGACTCACACCGATGAGAGACCATTCGAATGTAAGTATTGTCCAAAAACTTACCGGCATGCGCCAGACTTGAAGCGGCATGAAATGGTTATTCATCTCGGGGAAAAACCATTCCGCTGCGAACTGTGCCCGGCATCTTTCGTTCGCAATCGTGACCTGCAATTACACATGACGGTGCACACGGGCAAAAAGTTTTACACGTGTTCAATCTGTTCATTTTCGACCAACAATAGTAAAAAACTGTCCATACATTACCAGGAGGAACACCTGTGA